The genomic region TCATGGGCCTGAAACAACTGAAGGACACGATTATCCGTGTGGCGCTGCGCAACGCCCTGGAATCAAGTATGTTAGAGTTTGAATATCTCTCCGAAGTCTCTCACTCGATTGGAACCAACACCAGCGTGATCGCGGGCCACTTTGACACCATAAACCCCGCAGAAGCCTATATGGCTGGACTTTTCCACGAGGCGGGCAGCATATTCCTGATGCAGCGGTTTCCTGAATATAAATCGTTCTATGAAGAAAACCGGTTGCATGTGATCTCTCTGCCGAATCTGGAGAGGGAGAGGTTTGGAGCATCTCATGCTGCGATCAGTTTTTTACTGGCCAAACACTGGAAGTTGCCGGAAAATGTATGTTCTGCCATCTACTTTCATCATACCGTAACTGAAGGGATCGGCCTGACGACGGAACAAGAGGGATTATGCAGTGCCCTTAAACTCGCTTCATATATCACCTTTACCCGGTATTTGGGGCTGGAGACAGAACAATCCGAGGAGAGCATGGCCTGTCGGGATAACTCCATTAAGGAACTGATGATCGACGAGGAGGCGCTGGAGGAATTTATGAATGAATGCGATGGACTCAATTCAATCCGGTAAACCTGCTTTTTACAAGCTCAAGTAATCATGGTGAGCACAGCGCACCCTACGTTCGCCCATTTCCTGTGCAACTAATCACCTTTTTCAATTAACTGTTATTTATGTGATCCAGTACGCATTGCATAGACGTATTAGCGACTCTTATTCAGGTTTATTTCAGTTTATCGGCATAAACTAATGCTGACGTAACGCTCCAGGTCTCTGGACCACGTGGCCAACTTGCAGGTGCCAATCATGAATACCAAACAGTCCATACTTACCGCCGCTATTGTTTCCTTGCTCGTTTCAGCGCCCATTCAGGCAGGCTGGAAGGCGCAGTCTCAGGTTGGAAATGATGCCCAGATTCAAGTGATTGAACAGCTGAGTGATGCGGAAGCAGCCAGTCTGTTGTTTATGCGGGAGGAGGAGAAGCTCGCCAGAGATGTCTACCGGACGCTTTCGAAGCAGTGGTCGCAACCGGTCTTTATCAATATTTCAACGGCGGAACAGCAGCATATGGATAGTCTGGCTGTTCTGCTGAACCGATATGCGTTACTCGATCCCGTTTTAGACGATTCTGTGGGGGCTTTTGTCAATCCTGAGCTCGCAGCGCTCTATACAGCTTTGACTGCCGAAGGGGCTGAGTCACTCATTGCCGCCCTCATTGTTGGGGCCAAGATTGAGGAGATCGATATCCTCGATCTGCAGAGGGCTATCGCTGAGTCGACCCACCCGGATTTGATCCAAGTCTATGAAAATCTCATGCGGGGTTCCCGTAACCACCTGCGGGCATTCGTACGGCAGATAGAGAGCCTGGGCATGGCCTATGAATCCCAAATTATGGAGCAGGATGATGTGGATATGATCCTCGATTCTCCCATGGAACGTGGACGGGACTCCCGCAAAGGTCGCCGTAGCCGGTAAGACGATATCGTCATGGGTAACAGATTCAACTGAAGCCCTAACCGCCTGGTGATGGAGCGGGATAGGGTTATGCATTAGGAGGGGGGCGGGAGCATGCACTGACCCCGTACATGCGGAGTTACTGAATAACACGGGCCCTGTGCCCGTGTTTTTTTTGTCTGAATTTTGTTGCTCAGATTCAGTTTGATTTCATTTTGCTGATCTAGGATCACCCTACAAGATGAGAATAGCTGAGGTTTGGAGATGAATGAACAGAAAAAAATAAAAGTTTGGGATCCGCTGATACGGTTGTTTCACTGGAGCCTGGTGGCAGCCTTTGTGATCGCATATTCAACTGAAGACGATTGGATGATGGTCCATTCCTGGGCTGGGTATCTGATTGGAGTTTTGCTCCTGTTTCGTTTGGCTTGGGGATTTATCGGTCCGCGTTTTGCGCGTTTTAGTGACTTTGTCAGGCCTGCGGCAGAGGTTAAGACCTATCTCAAGGAGATGTCCTTACTGAAGGCAAAGCGTCATATTGGACACAACCCAGCAGGTGGGGCAATGATCATTGCCCTGTTGTTGAGCCTCATGATAACCGTAATAACCGGCTTGGGTGCCTATGGTGTCGAAGGCGCAGGACCGATGGCGACCTGGTTTTCAGGAGTAGGTCAGTTTGGTTGGAAGATGCTGGAGGAGGTCCACGAGTTCTTCGCCAATTTCACCCTGTTGTTGGTGGTAGTGCATGTTGCGGGAGTAATGGTCGGTACGCTTATTCACAATGAAAACCTTGTGCGTGCGATGGTGACCGGCTGGAAGCGGGTGGAAGATGACACCATCGAAGAGTGGAAAACCGGCAATGCCGGACTGCACGGTGGGAGGCTGGAGAGATGAAGGGTTTTTCGATAGCAGTGATCGCTTCACTGGCCCTCTTGA from Gammaproteobacteria bacterium (ex Lamellibrachia satsuma) harbors:
- a CDS encoding HDOD domain-containing protein; protein product: MPPIIDTEELRKARKIIKGLSIPTPPNLLLEISDELSRLWPDDDKVAELIRKDIGLASNILKTINSPAFNLRAEIMSIEHAIRLMGLKQLKDTIIRVALRNALESSMLEFEYLSEVSHSIGTNTSVIAGHFDTINPAEAYMAGLFHEAGSIFLMQRFPEYKSFYEENRLHVISLPNLERERFGASHAAISFLLAKHWKLPENVCSAIYFHHTVTEGIGLTTEQEGLCSALKLASYITFTRYLGLETEQSEESMACRDNSIKELMIDEEALEEFMNECDGLNSIR
- a CDS encoding DUF2202 domain-containing protein, which codes for MNTKQSILTAAIVSLLVSAPIQAGWKAQSQVGNDAQIQVIEQLSDAEAASLLFMREEEKLARDVYRTLSKQWSQPVFINISTAEQQHMDSLAVLLNRYALLDPVLDDSVGAFVNPELAALYTALTAEGAESLIAALIVGAKIEEIDILDLQRAIAESTHPDLIQVYENLMRGSRNHLRAFVRQIESLGMAYESQIMEQDDVDMILDSPMERGRDSRKGRRSR
- a CDS encoding cytochrome B — encoded protein: MNEQKKIKVWDPLIRLFHWSLVAAFVIAYSTEDDWMMVHSWAGYLIGVLLLFRLAWGFIGPRFARFSDFVRPAAEVKTYLKEMSLLKAKRHIGHNPAGGAMIIALLLSLMITVITGLGAYGVEGAGPMATWFSGVGQFGWKMLEEVHEFFANFTLLLVVVHVAGVMVGTLIHNENLVRAMVTGWKRVEDDTIEEWKTGNAGLHGGRLER